The following proteins come from a genomic window of Natrinema saccharevitans:
- a CDS encoding winged helix-turn-helix domain-containing protein, which produces MVRDPFASESTPSAEEICSALDDPDCREIIRNLEEPMTASELTKRCEIPQSTLYRKLELLTEATLLEESTEIRQDGHHASKYSVAFDEITLGLDEKRQLTIEIERPTRTADERLAELWSEVRKET; this is translated from the coding sequence ATGGTCCGGGACCCGTTCGCTTCGGAGTCGACGCCGTCCGCGGAGGAGATCTGCTCTGCGCTGGACGATCCCGACTGCCGCGAGATAATCCGCAACCTCGAGGAACCCATGACTGCGTCGGAACTCACGAAGCGGTGTGAGATCCCGCAGTCGACGCTGTACCGGAAACTCGAGTTACTGACCGAGGCGACACTGCTCGAGGAGTCGACCGAGATTCGACAGGACGGCCACCACGCAAGCAAGTACTCGGTCGCGTTCGACGAGATCACGCTGGGGCTGGACGAGAAGCGGCAGCTGACGATCGAGATCGAGCGGCCGACCCGGACAGCCGACGAGCGACTCGCGGAGCTGTGGTCGGAGGTGCGAAAGGAAACATGA
- a CDS encoding DUF7521 family protein: protein MNPFPAGPTETMLALAVVKTLVLVVGSVITYFAFKAYRRTRQPALGYLAAGFGIVTLGFVLAGMLYEVLGVALVTGILLESLLVLIGFLVIAYSMYAQ, encoded by the coding sequence ATGAACCCGTTTCCTGCCGGTCCGACGGAAACGATGCTCGCGCTGGCGGTCGTGAAGACGCTCGTCCTCGTGGTCGGAAGCGTCATCACGTACTTCGCCTTCAAGGCCTATCGACGGACGCGCCAGCCGGCGCTTGGCTATCTCGCAGCCGGGTTCGGGATCGTGACGCTCGGGTTCGTTCTGGCCGGCATGCTGTACGAGGTGCTCGGTGTCGCGCTCGTGACGGGAATCTTGCTCGAGAGCCTGCTCGTGTTGATCGGCTTTCTCGTGATCGCGTACTCGATGTACGCACAGTGA
- the lpdA gene encoding dihydrolipoyl dehydrogenase — protein MVVGDVTTGTDVLVIGAGPAGYVAAIRAGQLDLDVTLVEKDAYGGTCLNYGCIPSKTLITATDVAHDAATAEEMGIHAEPEIDLGEMMAWKDGVVDQLTGGVEKLCKANGVTLLEGTARFAGENTARVSHSGEGQGSESLEFEHAIVATGSRPIEIPNFDFGDEPVLDSRQALALESVPDSLVVVGAGYIGMELAGVFAKLGTDVTVIEMLDSILPGYDDDLKRPVKGRANDLGIDFEFGYTVSDWAERDDEEGIRVVAEPAYHAAADGGSADAVEAERLELETEKVLVAVGRRPVSDTLDLEEAGVETDDDGFVETDSRARTNIDHIFAVGDVAGEPMLAHKGSAEGKVAAEVIAGEPAAIDYQAMPAAVFTDPEIGTVGMTESEAAEAGFEPVTGQFPFRASGRALTTGESDGFVKIVADEDAGYLLGASIVGPEASELIAELGLAIELGATLEDVAATVHTHPTLSESVMEAAENALGHAIHTLNR, from the coding sequence ATGGTCGTCGGAGACGTCACGACCGGCACGGACGTACTCGTAATCGGCGCGGGCCCCGCGGGCTACGTGGCCGCGATCCGCGCGGGACAGCTCGACCTCGACGTCACGCTCGTCGAGAAGGACGCCTACGGCGGGACCTGCCTGAACTACGGCTGTATCCCGTCGAAGACCCTGATCACTGCGACCGACGTGGCTCACGACGCCGCGACCGCCGAGGAGATGGGAATCCACGCCGAGCCGGAGATCGACCTCGGCGAGATGATGGCGTGGAAAGACGGCGTCGTCGACCAGCTCACGGGCGGCGTCGAAAAGCTCTGCAAGGCCAATGGGGTGACCCTGCTCGAGGGCACCGCTCGCTTCGCCGGCGAGAACACCGCCCGCGTCTCCCACAGCGGCGAGGGCCAGGGCTCGGAGAGTCTGGAGTTCGAACACGCCATCGTCGCGACCGGCTCCCGCCCCATCGAGATCCCCAACTTCGACTTCGGCGACGAGCCCGTGCTGGACTCGAGACAGGCGCTGGCGCTCGAGTCGGTACCGGACTCGCTCGTCGTCGTCGGCGCGGGCTATATCGGGATGGAGCTGGCGGGCGTCTTTGCCAAACTGGGGACCGATGTGACCGTGATCGAGATGCTCGACTCGATACTGCCGGGGTACGACGACGATCTCAAACGCCCCGTCAAAGGACGAGCCAACGACCTCGGGATCGACTTCGAGTTCGGGTACACGGTGTCGGACTGGGCCGAGCGAGACGATGAGGAGGGAATCCGCGTCGTCGCCGAACCCGCTTACCACGCCGCTGCCGACGGTGGGAGCGCCGACGCCGTCGAAGCGGAGCGTCTCGAACTCGAGACCGAGAAGGTCCTCGTCGCCGTCGGCCGCCGGCCCGTCTCGGACACGCTCGACCTCGAGGAAGCCGGCGTCGAGACCGACGACGACGGGTTCGTCGAAACCGATTCCCGCGCGCGCACGAATATCGACCATATCTTCGCCGTTGGCGACGTCGCCGGCGAACCGATGCTCGCCCACAAGGGCAGCGCGGAGGGCAAGGTCGCCGCCGAAGTTATCGCCGGCGAACCCGCCGCGATCGACTATCAGGCCATGCCCGCCGCCGTCTTCACCGATCCCGAGATCGGGACCGTCGGAATGACCGAGTCCGAGGCCGCCGAGGCCGGCTTCGAGCCCGTCACCGGCCAGTTCCCGTTCCGGGCCAGCGGCCGCGCGCTGACGACCGGCGAGAGCGATGGGTTCGTCAAAATCGTCGCCGACGAGGACGCCGGCTACCTGCTCGGGGCTTCGATCGTCGGCCCCGAAGCCTCGGAACTGATCGCCGAACTCGGCCTCGCGATCGAACTCGGCGCGACCCTCGAGGACGTCGCCGCGACGGTCCATACCCACCCCACCCTCTCGGAGTCCGTGATGGAGGCCGCCGAGAACGCGCTCGGGCACGCGATTCACACGCTGAATCGGTGA